A section of the Clostridium sp. TW13 genome encodes:
- a CDS encoding MFS transporter: protein MNNTLELIEKDEIKDLKKENSTEKLNIILLLTSKTISLLGTNIYNFALSLYILKVTGSGGSFAINVLIAMLPRIILGPFAGIIADRIDRKKLTITFDALSGIITFGLLGLSSIYGLKIEFIYITSLLLAIINIFYDTSLTSSMPNLVTDKKLMKINSYCSTSTAVSGILAPVLAGVIYGLIPINIFLILNGISFFFSSAIEMFINFNFNSSLETSSKTPMTLTVFKNEIKEVLQFVREQKIIYELIKYVLLINFFFNASIGVVYPYIINNVLKMSSAQYGTFQAFYFVGMIIASIILGNKKEKGNGLKNLAFGLGTTGVVFMLLGIQVINLSIFKINFVLCAYNVILLFIMGVALITVNTPLMVTLQRMTPENLRGRITGIIGTLSGGIAPLGIIITGLIIDRVSPLIILLISGGTIVLAAVHMKRNNTI from the coding sequence ATGAACAATACCTTAGAACTTATTGAAAAAGATGAAATTAAAGACTTGAAGAAAGAGAATAGCACTGAAAAGTTAAATATAATTTTACTTTTGACGTCTAAAACTATCTCACTTTTAGGAACTAATATTTATAATTTTGCCTTATCTCTTTATATATTAAAGGTAACTGGTTCAGGTGGATCTTTTGCTATTAATGTATTAATTGCTATGTTACCTAGAATAATATTAGGACCTTTTGCTGGAATAATAGCAGATAGAATTGATAGAAAGAAGCTTACAATAACTTTTGATGCTCTTAGTGGAATAATAACCTTTGGACTTTTGGGACTATCATCAATATACGGATTAAAGATTGAATTTATTTATATTACAAGCTTATTGTTAGCAATTATAAATATATTTTATGACACATCTTTAACCTCATCTATGCCTAATCTTGTAACTGATAAAAAGCTTATGAAGATAAATTCTTATTGCTCAACATCTACAGCAGTTTCAGGAATACTAGCTCCAGTATTAGCAGGAGTTATATACGGACTTATACCTATAAATATTTTTTTGATTTTAAATGGAATCTCATTTTTCTTTTCTTCAGCAATAGAGATGTTTATTAATTTTAATTTCAATAGTAGCTTAGAAACTTCTTCAAAAACTCCAATGACTTTGACAGTTTTTAAAAATGAAATAAAAGAAGTGCTTCAATTTGTGAGAGAACAAAAGATTATATATGAACTTATAAAATATGTATTGCTTATAAACTTCTTTTTCAATGCTTCTATAGGAGTAGTTTATCCTTATATCATTAATAATGTCTTAAAGATGAGTTCAGCTCAGTACGGAACATTTCAAGCTTTTTATTTTGTAGGAATGATAATCGCTTCTATTATTCTTGGAAATAAAAAAGAAAAAGGCAATGGATTAAAGAACTTAGCATTTGGACTTGGAACTACAGGAGTAGTATTCATGTTATTAGGTATTCAGGTTATAAATCTTAGTATCTTCAAAATAAACTTTGTGTTATGTGCTTATAATGTAATTTTGTTGTTTATAATGGGAGTTGCATTAATAACAGTAAATACACCTTTAATGGTAACATTACAAAGAATGACTCCTGAAAACCTTAGAGGTAGGATAACTGGTATTATTGGAACTTTATCTGGTGGAATTGCTCCTCTTGGAATAATAATAACTGGTCTAATTATAGATAGGGTATCTCCATTGATTATCTTGTTGATATCAGGAGGTACCATAGTTTTAGCAGCAGTGCATATGAAAAGAAACAATACTATATAA
- a CDS encoding CPBP family intramembrane glutamic endopeptidase has translation MKKLGKFIVIVVLLPLLYLFISAIVGGMFMAGYSVANEISLKSIDPSKLQSLITPYIYIITLMGDIVMLLLLILFFLPTKESLLKRCNFKKCSLKKVIYISLFVMGFAMLNSIFVGLVSDYFSSYRMVSNALSAANTSIIQTIVIVIIIPIFEEMFFRGVIFSWLKKNFNIVFAIIVQALIFGIMHGNILQGVYAFVSGIIFALINIYTDSLYGNIVAHCLFNLFESVIVPLFLSRINIVVYSVIAIVLCFIGIVKVVSLKKMDSINIGKSI, from the coding sequence ATGAAAAAATTAGGCAAATTCATAGTAATAGTCGTATTATTACCATTGTTATATTTATTTATATCTGCAATAGTTGGTGGTATGTTTATGGCAGGATATTCAGTAGCCAATGAAATAAGTCTAAAGTCTATTGATCCTAGCAAATTACAAAGCTTAATAACTCCTTATATCTACATCATAACATTAATGGGAGATATAGTAATGTTGTTACTATTGATTCTATTCTTTCTACCAACAAAGGAGAGCTTATTAAAACGATGCAATTTTAAAAAATGCAGTTTAAAGAAAGTTATATATATAAGCTTATTTGTGATGGGTTTTGCTATGCTTAATTCTATATTTGTTGGCCTAGTTAGTGACTATTTTTCTAGTTATAGAATGGTGTCAAATGCATTGTCAGCTGCAAATACCTCAATTATCCAAACTATTGTTATAGTAATCATAATTCCAATTTTTGAAGAAATGTTTTTTAGGGGAGTTATTTTCTCTTGGCTAAAGAAAAACTTTAATATAGTTTTTGCTATAATTGTACAAGCTTTAATTTTTGGTATAATGCATGGAAACATACTTCAAGGAGTTTATGCTTTTGTTTCAGGGATAATATTTGCTTTGATAAACATATATACAGATTCTTTATATGGGAATATAGTGGCGCATTGTCTCTTTAACTTATTTGAATCAGTAATAGTTCCACTTTTCTTATCAAGGATAAACATTGTTGTATATTCAGTAATAGCAATAGTTCTATGCTTTATAGGTATTGTTAAGGTAGTTAGTTTAAAGAAAATGGACTCTATAAATATAGGAAAAAGCATATAA
- a CDS encoding class I SAM-dependent methyltransferase, which translates to MSYNPEIPKNRYDNYGDREWTRLEKDGHGELLYHVHFDILKRYINENDKVLEIGAGSGRYTKDIVKMCNELTVGDISSHQIEFNKSKMKELSLFDKIKLFCVLDVLDMGIFEDSSFDCVVCIGGVINYLLDKEKDGINEMLRVLKPGGTLIVGAMSFIGASLYYLDGIRYEKDQFGLEATKWVFNTGIQDEEHYPVPSKHYVHMMRSSEMDALFADYPITIKERSSAGLFTQAGDSALENARQDKEFWKLIIEKEIAFTKMQGTLDCGMNIIYVLEKN; encoded by the coding sequence ATGAGTTACAACCCCGAAATCCCCAAAAACAGATATGATAATTATGGAGACCGTGAATGGACTCGTCTTGAAAAAGATGGACATGGAGAACTTCTTTACCATGTGCATTTTGATATATTAAAGCGTTATATCAATGAAAATGACAAGGTTTTAGAAATAGGTGCTGGTTCTGGACGATACACAAAAGATATTGTGAAGATGTGTAATGAACTAACTGTAGGAGATATATCCTCACATCAGATAGAATTTAATAAATCGAAAATGAAAGAACTTTCATTGTTTGATAAAATTAAGTTGTTTTGTGTATTAGATGTGCTGGATATGGGAATTTTTGAAGATTCTTCTTTTGACTGCGTTGTTTGTATTGGTGGAGTAATAAATTATCTTTTAGATAAAGAAAAAGATGGAATAAATGAAATGTTAAGAGTTCTAAAGCCCGGAGGAACATTGATTGTAGGTGCTATGAGTTTTATCGGTGCATCACTATATTATTTAGATGGCATTAGGTATGAAAAAGACCAATTTGGACTTGAAGCTACAAAGTGGGTATTTAATACAGGTATTCAAGATGAAGAGCACTATCCTGTCCCAAGTAAGCACTATGTGCATATGATGAGAAGTTCAGAAATGGATGCACTATTTGCCGATTACCCAATCACTATAAAAGAGAGAAGTTCTGCTGGATTATTTACTCAAGCTGGCGATTCTGCGCTAGAAAATGCTAGACAGGATAAAGAATTTTGGAAACTCATTATAGAAAAAGAAATTGCTTTTACTAAAATGCAAGGAACACTTGATTGTGGAATGAATATCATTTATGTGCTAGAAAAAAATTAA
- a CDS encoding helix-turn-helix domain-containing protein codes for MAIKVGEKIKSLRKSLNMTQSELAGTELTKSMLSQIENNVSNPSMRTLNYIANKLNKPVSYFLEEDTDKTIENRISNQEQEDKIKHINELIDSNKIDESKEFIDKLINDSNINKSIKCYGDILLKFGNVQIKYNNLDAAKEYINCALSSYIDGNFYSDAAKAYIQLAKCFYEEFNYTECLSICEKAFELYYKNINTDPLLEIELYYFKILVLSAIGDIQNTIKIIATAISLSSKTSIYYRTDELYRLNAIFNYFIGNLTEYNRSIEKALQFAKFSEDNTCLAKVHTISAIYALESNDAEKALENAEISKNYTTKTLENTPNNKNYTTRISYIYYLIKARAYYMLNKYDLAYENIIKVDFPAHEKHKFDYLNMWSAKVYEGLILAKLGKHREGIEAIKVGIDKMLLFDKSKFLVSAYKNLSDLYSQVNDFKNAFITLKKADELQELINKDGSIVF; via the coding sequence TTGGCAATTAAAGTTGGAGAAAAAATTAAAAGTCTTAGAAAATCTTTAAATATGACACAATCTGAATTGGCTGGTACAGAACTGACCAAAAGTATGTTAAGCCAAATTGAAAACAATGTATCAAATCCTTCTATGAGAACACTAAATTATATTGCAAATAAATTAAATAAACCCGTAAGTTACTTCCTAGAAGAAGATACTGATAAAACAATTGAAAATAGGATATCAAATCAAGAACAAGAAGATAAGATTAAACATATCAATGAACTTATTGATTCTAATAAAATAGATGAATCTAAAGAATTTATTGATAAATTAATTAATGATTCTAACATAAATAAATCTATAAAATGCTATGGAGACATCTTGCTGAAGTTTGGAAATGTTCAGATAAAGTATAATAATCTTGATGCTGCAAAGGAATATATAAACTGTGCACTGTCATCTTATATAGATGGTAACTTCTACTCTGATGCTGCAAAAGCATATATTCAACTAGCAAAATGTTTCTACGAAGAATTTAACTATACTGAATGTTTAAGCATCTGTGAGAAAGCCTTTGAATTATACTATAAAAATATAAATACAGATCCTTTACTTGAGATTGAACTATATTATTTTAAAATACTAGTATTATCTGCTATTGGTGATATTCAAAATACAATTAAAATAATTGCTACTGCTATTAGTCTATCTTCAAAAACCTCAATTTACTATAGAACAGACGAACTTTATAGACTTAATGCAATTTTTAATTATTTCATTGGGAACTTAACAGAATACAATCGAAGTATTGAAAAAGCATTACAATTTGCAAAGTTTAGTGAAGATAACACGTGCCTAGCTAAGGTTCACACCATTTCTGCAATATATGCCTTAGAATCTAATGATGCTGAGAAAGCCTTAGAAAATGCTGAAATCAGTAAAAATTATACTACAAAAACTTTAGAAAATACTCCAAATAATAAGAATTATACCACAAGGATATCCTACATTTATTATCTTATAAAAGCACGAGCTTACTATATGTTAAATAAATATGATTTAGCTTACGAAAACATAATCAAGGTTGATTTTCCAGCTCATGAGAAACATAAATTTGACTACCTTAATATGTGGTCTGCCAAAGTATATGAAGGCTTAATTTTAGCGAAACTAGGAAAGCATAGAGAAGGAATTGAAGCAATAAAAGTTGGTATAGATAAAATGCTTCTTTTTGATAAATCTAAATTCTTAGTTTCTGCATATAAAAATCTTAGTGATTTATACTCACAAGTAAATGACTTTAAAAATGCTTTTATAACCCTAAAGAAAGCTGATGAACTTCAAGAACTTATTAATAAAGATGGCTCTATTGTATTCTAG
- a CDS encoding alpha-amylase family glycosyl hydrolase, giving the protein MARETSIDLRSQVMYSVYVRNHGENGTFKDVENDLERIKSLGTDIIWFMPIHPIGVKNKKGELGCPYAIQDYRKVNPEYGTLEDFKRLVDKIHSMGMKCMIDVVYNHTSPDSVLVQTHPEYFYRKENGEFGGKVGDWSDVIDLEYNNKDLWNYQIETLKYWAGIVDGFRCDVAPMIPLDFWLEAREAVKEVNLDCIWLAESIDLGFIKYLRDKGACVSTDSEMYQAFDICYEYDVWALFNKYLKGECSLSKYVDMLKLQEVIYPSNYVKIRCLENHDNPRAKHLIEDEDNLNNWTAFTYFQKGMTLIYAGEEAQNTKTPSLFDIDKVDWSGIKAEYVSLMQKLYSIKKENIAPNAIYDLKAFDECDTVVGTYKKDNSTLVGIFNLNKGKGQVSVDIEDGEYINLLNNEHIVVTDKKVNVNVAPAIFKC; this is encoded by the coding sequence ATGGCAAGAGAAACGTCTATTGATTTAAGAAGTCAGGTTATGTACTCTGTATATGTTAGAAATCACGGAGAGAATGGAACCTTTAAAGATGTTGAAAACGATTTAGAAAGAATAAAGAGTTTAGGAACAGATATAATATGGTTCATGCCTATCCATCCTATTGGAGTAAAAAATAAAAAGGGAGAGCTTGGATGTCCATATGCAATTCAAGACTACAGAAAAGTAAATCCTGAGTATGGTACTTTAGAAGATTTTAAGCGTTTAGTTGATAAGATTCATTCTATGGGGATGAAATGCATGATTGATGTAGTTTATAATCATACTTCACCAGATTCAGTACTTGTACAAACTCATCCAGAGTATTTCTATAGAAAAGAAAATGGTGAATTTGGTGGCAAAGTAGGGGATTGGTCTGATGTAATAGACTTAGAATATAACAACAAAGATTTATGGAACTATCAAATTGAAACGTTAAAATACTGGGCAGGAATAGTTGATGGATTTAGATGTGATGTTGCACCTATGATACCATTAGACTTCTGGTTAGAAGCAAGAGAAGCAGTAAAGGAAGTTAATTTAGATTGTATATGGCTTGCAGAAAGTATAGATTTAGGTTTTATAAAGTACTTGAGAGATAAAGGTGCTTGTGTATCAACAGACAGCGAAATGTATCAGGCCTTTGATATTTGCTATGAATATGATGTTTGGGCATTATTCAATAAATACTTAAAAGGTGAATGTTCTTTAAGCAAATATGTAGATATGTTGAAGTTACAAGAGGTAATTTATCCATCAAATTATGTAAAGATTCGTTGCTTAGAAAATCATGATAATCCTAGAGCGAAGCATTTAATTGAAGATGAAGATAATTTAAATAACTGGACAGCCTTTACTTATTTCCAAAAAGGTATGACTCTTATTTATGCAGGGGAAGAGGCTCAAAATACAAAGACTCCAAGTCTTTTTGATATAGATAAGGTAGACTGGAGTGGAATCAAGGCAGAGTATGTAAGTTTAATGCAAAAGTTATATTCTATTAAGAAAGAAAATATTGCACCAAATGCAATTTATGATTTAAAAGCTTTTGATGAATGTGATACTGTAGTTGGAACTTATAAGAAGGACAATTCAACTTTGGTAGGAATATTCAACTTGAATAAGGGAAAAGGACAAGTTTCTGTAGATATAGAAGATGGTGAGTATATTAACTTACTAAATAATGAGCATATCGTTGTTACAGATAAGAAAGTTAATGTAAATGTAGCACCAGCTATATTTAAGTGTTAG
- a CDS encoding HAD family hydrolase, with amino-acid sequence MKTLYVSDLDGTLLNKDQQISKDSIRILNELIEEGVRFTVATARTPATVVPILDEVNIDLPVALMNGVLIYDINKKEYIEINHIEKSIADKVIKVFESKAKDMFIYGIENERLNVYYKGFSNESEQKYYEERCNSPLKTFVKIKSYDEISSDVRIINFVIIDEYENVKTIYDELFKIKEMTVNFYEDIYSEGHYFLDAYTSKASKGLAIKELSKYISHDKLVCFGDNVNDIPMFEVADECYAVENAAESLKQMATKVIGNNNNDAVAEFIKEQETVSKSN; translated from the coding sequence GTGAAGACGTTATATGTTTCTGATTTGGACGGAACCTTACTAAATAAAGATCAGCAGATATCAAAAGACTCTATAAGAATTTTAAATGAGTTAATAGAAGAGGGTGTGAGATTTACAGTTGCAACTGCCAGGACTCCAGCTACAGTAGTTCCAATATTGGATGAGGTGAATATTGATTTACCTGTGGCATTGATGAATGGTGTACTTATTTATGATATTAACAAAAAAGAATATATAGAGATAAATCATATAGAGAAATCTATAGCTGATAAAGTTATAAAGGTATTTGAGAGTAAAGCCAAGGATATGTTTATTTACGGAATAGAGAATGAAAGATTAAATGTATACTATAAAGGGTTTTCAAATGAATCTGAGCAGAAGTATTATGAAGAAAGATGTAACAGTCCTTTAAAGACTTTTGTAAAGATAAAATCATATGATGAGATTAGCAGTGATGTAAGAATAATTAATTTTGTTATTATAGATGAATATGAAAATGTGAAAACAATCTATGATGAACTTTTTAAGATTAAAGAGATGACTGTTAACTTCTATGAGGATATTTATTCAGAAGGACATTATTTTTTAGATGCCTATACTTCAAAAGCCTCTAAGGGTTTAGCTATAAAGGAATTATCAAAGTATATTTCTCACGATAAGCTTGTCTGCTTTGGAGATAATGTGAATGATATTCCAATGTTTGAAGTAGCTGATGAATGTTATGCTGTTGAGAATGCAGCTGAAAGCTTAAAACAAATGGCCACAAAAGTGATTGGTAATAATAACAATGATGCTGTTGCTGAATTTATTAAAGAGCAAGAAACTGTTTCAAAATCAAATTAG
- a CDS encoding DEAD/DEAH box helicase, producing MEEIKNIEEVKKFYDLGLHEDVLKAIDDMGFEEPSKIQARVIPTLLEGADVIGQAQTGTGKTLAFGAPVISKIERGGAHIKCLVLAPTRELAVQVNDELARIAKYSRTRILPIYGGQPIDRQIKSVKRGIDIAVGTPGRILDLIKRRVLDLSQIEFLILDEADEMLNMGFIDDIEEILKNANDDRQTMLFSATMPAEIKKLSKRYMKEDTQHISIDKRTVTGATVSQFYYEVKNKDRFETLCRVLDVDEPTAAIIFCKTKRGVDEVVEAMQARGYSVEGMHGDMTQTHRMNTLRKFKEGNLDYLVATDVAARGIDVENVTHVINYDLPQDTESYVHRIGRTGRAGREGVAYTLVTSREYMTLKQIERSTQSKIKRKEIPTIDDIFEAKYKNMIEKVQETLQSDDYKRFVPVVQELDEEFNLVDVSAALMAMIYSKEVSFDYTEDSIATKGGEQKVRLFLSIGKIDKVTPKQILMYLNEANVNKTDIGEIDLYDKFSFVDVSEAVVDSIVKKCYGKKINGRKVRVEKANRK from the coding sequence ATGGAAGAAATTAAGAATATAGAAGAAGTTAAAAAGTTTTATGATTTAGGGTTACATGAAGATGTATTAAAAGCAATAGACGATATGGGATTTGAAGAACCATCAAAAATACAAGCAAGAGTAATCCCAACATTATTAGAAGGTGCAGACGTTATAGGTCAAGCACAAACAGGAACAGGAAAAACTCTAGCATTTGGAGCGCCTGTTATAAGTAAGATTGAGAGAGGCGGAGCACACATTAAGTGTTTAGTTTTAGCGCCAACAAGAGAATTAGCAGTTCAAGTAAATGATGAACTTGCTAGAATAGCTAAATATTCTAGAACAAGGATTTTACCTATTTATGGTGGTCAACCAATAGACAGACAAATAAAATCAGTAAAAAGAGGCATAGACATAGCAGTTGGTACACCAGGTAGAATATTAGACCTTATAAAGAGAAGAGTTTTAGATTTAAGCCAAATAGAATTCTTAATATTAGATGAAGCAGATGAAATGTTAAACATGGGATTTATTGATGATATAGAAGAGATATTAAAGAATGCTAATGATGACAGACAAACTATGCTTTTCTCAGCAACAATGCCTGCTGAAATTAAGAAATTATCTAAGAGATATATGAAAGAAGATACTCAACATATATCAATAGATAAGAGAACTGTAACTGGAGCTACAGTTAGTCAATTCTATTATGAAGTTAAAAACAAGGATAGATTTGAAACACTATGTAGAGTTCTAGATGTGGATGAACCAACAGCAGCTATAATATTCTGTAAGACTAAGAGAGGTGTTGATGAAGTAGTTGAAGCAATGCAAGCTAGAGGATATAGCGTTGAAGGTATGCATGGTGATATGACTCAAACTCATAGAATGAATACTTTAAGAAAATTCAAAGAAGGAAATCTTGATTATTTAGTAGCTACAGATGTTGCTGCAAGAGGTATTGACGTAGAGAACGTAACTCACGTTATAAATTATGATTTGCCACAAGATACTGAGTCTTATGTTCATAGAATAGGTAGAACAGGAAGAGCAGGAAGAGAAGGTGTGGCATATACACTAGTAACTTCAAGAGAGTACATGACTTTAAAACAAATAGAGAGAAGTACTCAAAGTAAGATTAAGAGAAAAGAAATACCAACAATAGATGATATATTTGAAGCTAAGTATAAAAATATGATTGAAAAAGTCCAAGAAACTCTACAATCAGATGATTACAAGAGATTTGTACCAGTAGTTCAAGAGTTAGATGAGGAATTTAACTTAGTAGATGTTTCTGCTGCTCTTATGGCAATGATATATTCTAAGGAAGTTTCATTTGACTATACAGAAGATTCAATAGCAACTAAGGGAGGAGAACAAAAAGTAAGATTATTCTTATCAATTGGAAAGATTGATAAAGTAACTCCTAAGCAAATACTAATGTATTTAAATGAAGCTAATGTTAATAAAACTGATATCGGAGAAATAGATTTATATGATAAATTTAGTTTTGTTGATGTAAGTGAAGCAGTAGTAGATAGCATAGTTAAAAAATGCTATGGCAAGAAGATAAATGGACGTAAAGTAAGAGTAGAAAAAGCAAATAGAAAGTAA
- a CDS encoding zinc-ribbon domain-containing protein, whose protein sequence is MEDRNIVCKDCGNEFVFTVGEQEFYKEKGFENDPVRCPDCRRARKQQMNKR, encoded by the coding sequence ATGGAAGATAGAAACATCGTATGTAAAGATTGCGGAAACGAATTTGTTTTCACAGTTGGAGAACAAGAATTTTACAAGGAAAAAGGATTTGAAAATGATCCAGTAAGATGTCCAGATTGTAGAAGAGCTAGAAAGCAACAAATGAACAAGAGATAA
- a CDS encoding NAD(P)-dependent malic enzyme: MDFNKLSLEMHENNKGKISIVSKVKVETRDDLSTAYTPGVAEPCRKIHANKDDAYKYTAKGNLVAVVSDGTAVLGLGDIGPEAAMPVMEGKSILFKEFGNVDAFPICLDTKDVEEIIKTVKYMAPTFGGINLEDISAPRCFEIERRLKEELEIPVFHDDQHGTAIVVAAALLNGLKLVHKNIEEVKIVINGAGSAGISICKLLLQFGAKNIVMVDRAGALVEGVEWMNPAQAEIAKKTNVEKESGDLKAVIKNKDVFIGVSAPNIVTTEMVATMNKDAMIFAMANPTPEIMPEEAKKGGARVIATGRSDFPNQINNVLVFPGIFRGALDVQATDINEEMKMAAARAIASIISDEELSEEYIIPSAFDKRVAVRVAEEVAKVAKETGIARIM, from the coding sequence ATGGATTTTAATAAGTTAAGTTTAGAGATGCATGAGAATAATAAAGGTAAAATATCAATAGTATCGAAAGTTAAGGTTGAAACAAGGGATGATCTTAGTACTGCATATACACCAGGAGTTGCAGAACCATGTAGAAAGATTCATGCAAACAAGGATGATGCTTACAAGTATACTGCAAAAGGTAATTTAGTTGCAGTGGTTTCAGATGGTACAGCAGTTTTAGGTCTTGGGGACATTGGTCCAGAAGCAGCAATGCCTGTTATGGAAGGAAAATCAATATTATTTAAGGAATTTGGGAATGTAGATGCCTTTCCTATTTGCTTAGATACTAAGGATGTAGAAGAAATAATAAAAACAGTTAAGTATATGGCACCAACTTTTGGCGGAATTAACTTAGAGGATATATCTGCTCCAAGATGTTTTGAAATAGAAAGAAGATTGAAGGAAGAGTTAGAGATTCCAGTATTTCATGATGATCAACATGGTACTGCTATTGTAGTAGCAGCAGCCTTGTTAAATGGATTAAAGTTAGTACATAAAAACATAGAGGAAGTTAAAATTGTTATTAATGGAGCTGGTTCTGCAGGAATATCAATTTGTAAGTTATTATTACAATTTGGAGCTAAAAACATAGTCATGGTAGATAGAGCTGGAGCGTTGGTTGAAGGAGTTGAATGGATGAATCCAGCTCAAGCAGAGATTGCAAAGAAAACTAACGTTGAAAAGGAATCAGGAGACTTAAAAGCTGTAATAAAGAATAAGGATGTGTTCATAGGCGTGTCAGCTCCTAATATAGTAACAACAGAAATGGTAGCTACTATGAATAAAGACGCTATGATTTTTGCAATGGCAAATCCAACTCCAGAGATAATGCCAGAAGAGGCTAAGAAAGGTGGAGCAAGAGTAATTGCTACAGGAAGATCTGATTTTCCTAATCAAATTAACAATGTATTAGTGTTCCCTGGAATATTTAGAGGAGCTTTAGATGTTCAGGCTACAGATATAAATGAAGAAATGAAAATGGCTGCAGCAAGGGCTATAGCTAGCATAATAAGTGATGAGGAATTAAGTGAGGAGTATATTATTCCAAGTGCTTTTGATAAGAGGGTTGCAGTTAGGGTAGCAGAGGAAGTTGCTAAGGTGGCAAAGGAAACTGGTATAGCTAGGATAATGTAA